From Schistocerca americana isolate TAMUIC-IGC-003095 unplaced genomic scaffold, iqSchAmer2.1 HiC_scaffold_13, whole genome shotgun sequence:
gggtcagtaggaagagtcagtcttcttgtccgtaagtcggcattctgccttttgtatttaattccgatgcaatttctgtgtttcatcgtcaataagaaggtccaagcgatacagtaaacctgaagtgaagcatcggaatctataactagtgttacaggaatggttcaaaacatagtcagtagaagtgtccgccttcataaacttaagtcggcattgtgcattttgtatttaattccgaagcaatttctgtgtttcatcgtcaataagaaggtccaagggatacagtaaaccttgagtgatgcatcgcaatctataactggtgtcccaggaatggttcaaaacatagtcagtaagaagtgtcgggcttcatgttttaagtcggcattgtgccttttctgttgaattccgatgcaatttcagtgtttcatcgtcaataagaaggtcagagggatacagtaaacctgaagtgaagcatcggaatctataactagtgtcacaggaatggttcaaaagatagtcagtaagaagagtcagacttcttgtaattaagtcggcattgtgcctttagtatttaattccgatgcaatttctgtgtttcatcatcaataagaaggtcagaggtatacagtaaacctgaagtgaagcatcggactctataactagtgtcacatgcacggttcaaaacatagtcagtaagaagagtcagtctttttgtacttaagtcggcattgtgccttttgtatttaattccgacgcaatttctgtgtttcatcgtcaataagaaggtccaagggatacagtaaacctgaagtgaagcatcggaatctataactagtgtcacaggtatggttcaaaacattgtcagtaaggagactcagtcttttgtacttaagtcggctttgttccctttgtatttaattccgatgcaatttctatgtttcatcgtcaataagaaggtccaagggatacagtaaaactgaagtcaaacatcggaatctataactagtgtcacaggaatggttcaaagcttagacagtgggaagagccagtcttcatgtacttaagtcggcattgtgccttttgtatttaattccgatgcaatttctgtgtttcatcgtcaataagaaggtccaagggatacagtaaacctgaagtgaagcatcggattctataactagtgtcacaggtatggttcaaaacattgtcagtaaggagactcagtcttttgtacttaagtcggctttgttccctttgtatttaattccgatgcaatttctatgtttcatcgtcaataagaaggtccaagggatacagtaaaactgaagtcaaacatcggaatctataactagagtcacaagaatggccagtagaaagagtcaggcttcttgtccataagtcggcattgtgccttttgtatttaattccgatgtaatttctgtgtttcaccgtaaataagaagatccaagggatacagtaagcctgaagtgaagcatcggaatctataactagtgtcacaggaatggttcaatacatagtcagtcagaactgtcggtattcatgtacttaagtcggcattgtgccttttgtatttaattccgatgctatttctgtgtttcatcgtcaataagaaggtccaagggatacagaaaaactgaagtgaagcatcggaaattataactagtgtcacaggagtggtcagtaggaagagtcagtcttcttgtacttaggtcggcattgtgccttttgtatttaattccgatgcaatttctgtgtttcatcgtcaataagaaggtccaagggatacagtaaacctgaagtgaagcatcggaatctataactagtgtcacaggaatggtcagcaggaagagtcggtcttcttgtccttatgtcggcattctgccatttgtatttaattccgatgcaatttctgtgtttcatcgtcaagaaggaggtccaaggtatatagtaaacctgaagtgaagcatcggaatctataactagtgtcacaggaatggttcaaatcatagtcagtaagaagtgtcggtcttcatgtacttaagtcggcattgtgccttttgtaaataattccgaagcgatttctgtgtttcatcgtgtataagaaggtccaagggatacagtaaacctgaagtgaagcatcggaatctataactagtgtcacaggaacggtcagtaggaacagtcattcttcttgtacttaagtcggcattgtgctttttgtatttaattccgatgcaatttctgtgtttcatcgacaatacgaaggtccaagggatacagtaaacctgaagtgaagcatcggaatctgtaactagtgtcacaggaatgcttcaaaacatagtcagtaagatgtgtcggtcttcacgtacttaagtcggcattgtgccttttgtatttaattccgatgcaatttctgtgtttcatcgtcggtaaaaaggtccaagggagacagtaaacctgaagtgaagcatcggaatctataactagtgtcactggaatggtcagtaggaagagtccgtcttcttgcccttaagtcggcattgtgccttttgtatttaatttcgatgcaatttctgtctttcatcgtcaataagaaggtccaagggatacagtaaacctgaagagaagcatcggaatctataactagtgtcacatgaacggttcaaaacatagtcagtaagaagagtcggtcttcatgtacttaagtcggcattgtgccttttgtatttaattccgatgcaatttctgtgtttcatcgtcaataagaaggtccaagggacacagtaaacctgaagtgaagcatcggaatctataactagtgttacaggaatggttcaaaacatagtcagtaagaagtgtcggtcttcataaacgaaagtcggcattgtgccttttgtatttaattccgatgcaatttctgtgtttcatcgtcaagaagaaggtccaagggatacagtaaacctgaagtgatgcatcggaatctataactagttccacaggaatggtcagtaggaagagtcagtcttcttgtccttaagtcggcattgtgccttttgcatttaattcggatgaaatttatgtgtttcttcgtcaataagaatgtccaagggatacagtaagcatgaagtgaagcatcggaatcaataactagtgttacaggaatggttcaaaacatagtcagtaagaagtgtcggtcttcatgtacttaagtcgccgtgtgccttttgtatttaattccgatgcaatttctgtgtttcatcgtcaataagaaggtccaagcgatacagtaaacctggattgaagcatcggaatctataactagtgtcacaggaatggttcaaaacatagtcagaaagaagtgtcggtcttcatgtacttaagtcagcattgtaccttttgtatttaattccgatgcaatttctgtgtttcatcgtcaataagaaggttcaagggatacagtaaacctgaagtgaagcatcggaatttgtaactagtgtcacagaaagggtcagtaggaagagtcagtcttcttgtccttaagtcggcattgtgccttttgtatttaattccgatgcaatttctgtgtttcatcgtcaataagaaggtccaagggatacagtaaacctgaagtgaagcatcgttatctataactagtgtcacaggaatggtcactaagaagagtcagtcttcttgtccttaagtcggcattgtgccttttgtatttaattccgatgcaatttctgtgtttcatcgtcaataagaaggtccaagggatacagtaaacctgaagtgaagcatcggaatctataactagtgttacaggaatggttcaaaacatagtcagtagaagtgtcggccttcataaacttaagtcggcattgtgccttttgtatttaattccaaagcaatttctgtgtttcattgtcaataagaaggtccaagggatacagtaaaccttgagtgaagcatcgcaatctataactggtgtcccaggaatggttcaaaacatagtcagtaagaagtgtcggtcttcatgtacctaagtcggcattgtaccttttgtatttaattccgatgcaatttctgtgattcatcgtcaataagagggtccatgggatacagtaacactctaagcgccaagcccgtaaaatttacgggcctgggatcgcgcgaaaatcaccaagcccgtaaaatttacgggccgctacatttaatttcattcaaaacactgcaacgttatttctacgggtttggccagcgctatacgtttttcagatgtttattaacaaaatgcgtccatagatgtcacggcagcgctgtaattcatgttaaaacttatctttgcgttctcagtctgtatatcattcagttgtttgtcatcatgtttcggcgcggtttatcagacgcagaaattgcggatttgatcaatcatagcgacactctggataatgtagagagtgattcagacgattctgaatgcaatggtgtgtttgaaggtacgtatttccgaattttccacgtaattgtgcagtacgcacatatctgttgaacatgtgtaaacgatgtatgtagttacacataatgtgatattctttttagaagacgagattgatgacagtttgtcttcagatgaagacgagaatgatgttgaaggtgttgcttcaaatccagcagctgtgccgtatccgaaagacagtgagtggactgcagttgacacctaccgacctctgcctgtcaacacgacacccaggcagatactagtggatattgatgagtcgagttctgtactggattgcagtaaagtgttccttactgacagtgacgtaaatgaactcaagagacagacaaatttgtatgcatcacagacaatacagaagaaaagaagaggaaataatctgaagccccattcagttttgagttcgtggaagccagtgactataagtgagatgaggcgtttcttgggtattattttccacatgtgtgtttcgaaaaagccaaaaattgcggaccattggagcactaatcctgttcttagttgtaacttttgtccccatgtcatgagccgtttgcgtttcactcagatactgtcatgcttgcatcttgttgacaattcaaatcagaaaaaaccaggcgaagatggatttcatccactttacaaagttttgccatattataataatttgaaggagcgatgtatccaggcatatcgtccctcagaaaaagtgacaattgatgaaggaatttgcccatttcgaggtcgtgtgagtttccgtgtttacatgcaaaataagcctcataagtatggactgaaagtatatgctgttgctgaagccagtagtggctatgttgtaaattttgaagtttatgctggtaagcatattgttgacaattcttcgtctgcggttattttgcgattgttgtctgacagcagcttgctgaacaaaggccacactgtgtatttagatcgattttattccagtccagagctatttcagcaactggcagagaaaggcactggagctgttggtactgtgaacaaatccaggaaaggattgcctaaagatttagtatctgctaagctgaaatagggcgaaatgtcttttcggcgtaaagataatgtattggcaatgaagtggaaagataagagagatgtgtatacattgtctacaaggcatcaagcaacatttggtacgcatactaagagaaatgggtctgtagtattgaaaccacttcaggtacttgattacaacctcaataaaattggagtggatattggagaccaacgcctgcagtacaatccgttccagcacagaactgtgaaatggtggcgaaaattatatttccatttgctgcttatgggagtatcaaatgcattttggctgtacaatgcagtgcacaggaagaaaattacaataacagactttataacagtgcttgcagttcagcttgttgaagacgacacacttgaattcattccaagaaatgaaggaactgtaggtcggctaacaaagagacattttttgcagcacatacctgcaactactaagaagtatgctgctcgtgtgtgtcacgtgtgcagttccaggagcaagaaacagagtggcaaggcttctcgcaaagagacacgatacgaatgtgaacagtgtggcgttgcactctgcctggaaccttgctttaaaattttccacactaaaaaacaatatgattctgtgtgaaatttatatgtaatactgtatactatcagaaacatgtaatgtagtgccacaattttggttaaaaataaatcacaattgtattcccttattcgtatgactttttctaaattcttaaaacatctaagtgatttctataactgtaccttaaagctgtgcattgtaaagtagtttctttcactcagaattaaagtagaaatgtgcagcttcaagatggtaccaaatttgccacaatccaaacagtagatttgatgcagtaatttttttaatattggtaaaattgcccggtttctagggacgggtgcataaaataggcctggtacagagagtggtaaacctgaagtgaagcatcggaatctatagctagtgtcacaggaatggttcaaaacatagtcagtaagaagtgtcggtcttcatgttttaagtcggcattgtgccctttctattgaattccgatgcaatttcagtgtttcatcgtcaataagaaggtcagagggatacagtaaacctgaagtgaagcatcggaatctataactagtgtcacaggaatggttcaaaagatagtcagtaagaagagtcagtctttttgtacttaagtcggcattgtgccttttgtatttaattccgacgcaatttctgtgtttcatcgtcaataagaaggtccaagggatacagtaaacctgaagtgaagcatcggaatctataactagtgtcacaggtatggttcaaaacattgtcagtaaggagactcagtcttttgtacttaagtcggctttgttccctttgtatttaattccgatgcaatttctatgtttcatcgtcaataagaaggtccaagggatacagtaaaactgaagtcaaacatcggaatctataactagtgtcacaggaatggttcaaagcttagacagtgggaagagccagtcttcatgtacttaagtcggcattgtgccttttgcatttaattccgatgcaatttctgtgtttcatcgtcaataagaaggtccaagggacacagtaaacctgaagtgaagcttcggaatctataactagtgttacaggaatggttcaaaacatggtcagaaagaagtgtcggtcttcatgtacctaagtcagcattgtgccttttgtatttaattccgatgcaatttctgtgtttcatcgtcggtaaaaaggtccacgagatacagtaaacctgaagtgaagcatcggaatctataactagagtcacaagaatggtcagtagaaagagtcaggcttcttgtccttaagtcggcattgtgccttttgtatttaattccgatgcaatttctgtgtttcatcgtcaataagatggtccaagggatacagtaaacctgaagtgaagcatcgaaatctataactagtgttacaggaatggttcaaaacatagtcaggaagaagtgtcggtcttcatgtacttaagtcggcattgtgccttttgtatttaattccgatgcaatttctgtgtttcatcgtcactaagatggtccaagcgatacagtaaacctgaagtgaagcatcggaatctataactagtgttacaggtatggttcaaaacatagtcagtaagaagtgtcggtcttcatgtacttaattcggcattgtgccttttgtatttaattccgatgcaatttcagtatttcatcgtcaataagaaggtccaagggatacattaaacctgaagtgaagcatcggaatctataacaagtgtcgcagaaagggtcagtaggaagagtcagtcttcttgtccttaagtcggcattctgccttttgtatttaattccgatgcaatttctgtgtttcatcgtcaataagatggtccaagcgatacagtaaacctgaagtgaagcatcggaatctataactagtgttacaggaatggttcaaaacatagtcagtagaagtgtcggccttcataaacttaagtcggcattgtgccttttgtgtttaattccgaagcaatttctgtgtttcattgtcaataagaaggtccaagggatacagtaaaccttgagtgatacatcgcaatctataactggtgtcccacgaatggttcaaaacatagtcagtaagaagtgtcggtcttcatgtacctaagtcggcattgtaccttttgtatttaattccgatgcaatttctgtgattcatcgtcaataagaaggtccaagggatacagtaaacctgaagtgaagcatcggaatctataactagtgtcacaggaatggttcaaaacatagtcagtaagaagtgtcggtcttcatgttttaagtcggcattgtgccttttctattgaattccgatgcaatttcagtgtttcatcgtcaataagaaggtcagagggatacagtaaacctgaagtgaagcatcggaatctataactagtgtcacaggaatggttcaaaagatagtcagtaagaagagtcagacttcttgtaataaagtcggcattgtgcctttagtatttaattccgatgcaatttctgtgtttcatcatcaataagaaggtcagaggtatacagtgaacctgaagtgaagcatcggactctataactagtgtcacatgaacggttcaaaacatagtcagtaagaagagtcagtctttttgtacttaattcggcattgtgccttttgtatttaattccgacgcaatttctgtgtttaatcgtcaataagaaggtcaaagggatgcagtaaacctgaagtgaagcatcggaatctctaactagtgtcacaggattggttcaaaacaaaggcagtaagaagagtcagtcttcttgtacttaagtcggcattgtgccttttgtatttaattccgatgcaatttctgtgtttcatcgtcaataagaaggtccacgggatacagtaaacctgaagtgaagcatcgttatctataactcgtgtcacaggaatggtcagtaagaagagtcagtcttcttgtccttaagtcggcattgtgccttttgtatttaattccgatgcaatttctgtgtttcatcgtcaataagaaggtccaagggatacagtaaacctgaagtgaagcatcggaatctataactagtgttacaggaatggttcaaaacatagtcaggaagaagtgtcggtcttcatgtacttaagtcggcattgtgccttttgtatttaattccgatgcaatttctgtgtttcatcgtcggtaaaaaggtccacgagatacagtaaacctgaagtgaagcatcggaat
This genomic window contains:
- the LOC124564246 gene encoding piggyBac transposable element-derived protein 4-like, with the translated sequence MYVVTHNVIFFLEDEIDDSLSSDEDENDVEGVASNPAAVPYPKDSEWTAVDTYRPLPVNTTPRQILVDIDESSSVLDCSKVFLTDSDVNELKRQTNLYASQTIQKKRRGNNLKPHSVLSSWKPVTISEMRRFLGIIFHMCVSKKPKIADHWSTNPVLSCNFCPHVMSRLRFTQILSCLHLVDNSNQKKPGEDGFHPLYKVLPYYNNLKERCIQAYRPSEKVTIDEGICPFRGRVSFRVYMQNKPHKYGLKVYAVAEASSGYVVNFEVYAGKHIVDNSSSAVILRLLSDSSLLNKGHTVYLDRFYSSPELFQQLAEKGTGAVGTVNKSRKGLPKDLVSAKLK